The Chryseobacterium phocaeense genome includes the window TTTTACTGTAGGTGAAAGAATAACTATAGGTTGTTCATCTAAAGGTCGAGTTTGGTCTAGAATGATTAAAACAATACCTGAATTTTGTGAATGGTGTGATACTATTGGGAAAAAACTTAACGATGATACTATTGACGTTAAAAATATATTTAATTTTATAGCTAAACCAGAAAGGATTTCTATTCTTCCTAATGGAATTACTCCAATTTCAATAATATGGAATGACGAAATATATTTCAGAGAAACAGAGTTTTTCATTAATGAAAAATCTTTTTTTGATTACAGAATTGCTTTAAATTTTGATAAGACAAAAAATAATTCAATTAATTTCTCAATAAAAACAGAAAATATTGAGACTGAATATGAACTTATATTAGATTCAAATAAAAATTCAAAAGGTTACACTTATTCTAAAATAAAAGGAAATGATTTATTTTTTACATACGGACGAAATGAAAATATAAGTATTGATGACTTTTTCAAAAAGTATCCTCCTATAATAAGATTTTCTGACTCTTCAAAAATGTATAACGATATATTTTTTGAGTTTAAATATGAATTTCAAGCATATAATCCAGAATTAATCGAAACAAGAATTTGGACGGGAGTAAATATAACTAATGAGTCTCAATATGATAAAACCAAAAAGACAAAAATTACTGACTCAGTTCAATATTTTATGGTTAATGAATTAAAAAAAGATGAAGATTATAAAATAATTTTTGATGATGATGATAAAGATGAAATTAGTGATATTGTTGGGATAAAATATTTTGAAGAAGATTACAGTAAAGTAGTAGTTGATTTATATCACTGTAAGTTTTCACAAAAATCAAAAGCAGGAGGACGAATTAAGGATTTATATGAAGTTTGTGGACAGGCGCAAAGAAGCTTTCACTGGAAGCATAGAATAGAAAATCTAATTAATCATCTAAACTTTAGAGAAAAGCAAAGATTTGAAGCTAATAAACCATCTAGATTTGAAAAAGGAGGAACAGAGGAATTATATATATTTAAAAGAATTATTCAATCAGGTTTTTCAAAAGTTATTGTAAATATTCATATTGTACAGCCTGGAATTTCCAAAGCAAAAATTTCAAATGAACAGTTAAAGTTACTAGGAGCAACAGAAATGTTATTAAAAAATACAGGTAATTATTTTAATGTTATTGTGAGTGACTAGAATTCAGTTTAATTAATTAAATTTGTATTAAGACAAAAGAATATTTAATTAAAAGTGTGCTCTAAACTGTCCACTGATTAAATTGCTATTTTTGTATTGTTTTGAAAATCTGCTAAATAGAAATGCAAGCTTGTAGTCCAGGTGGGACCACAATTTCAACCACTTACAGTAATGTGAGTGGTTTTTTGTTTTTCATATTTTTCCAAGATTTTTTCAAATGTGTACTATGAAATGAATAAATTGTTATTTTCAAGTGCACATCTGTCTGCCCAAATCTGATCTATAAAGTCTTGTAAAATGTAGGGTTTTGTTATTACAAAGAAGCTTGTAATATGCTCGTACACGTATGGAAGACACATTTATAAAAGATGAAGTATGAATAACAGATACACTATTCCAAAAGATAGAAGGAAAAAAACGATGAGTCCAATAAAAAAATTGAAAAAACCTTGATAAAAGCTAGCCCCTATGTCTTCCTTATCACTTTCAAAATCTTCTTTTTTCACACTCTCATCAAAGATTTTGAAAAAATAATATCTCGTATTCAATCCTAAAAACCGAATAAGTATTCCTCCGAAAATTACTTCTAATAAATTCATAACAAATCTTATTAAAACTATATTTTGATTTTTCCTCCTATATAATTGATAAGAATTTTAGAATAACCCCATCGTTAATAGATACGTAAAAGATTTTCTGTTAAATATTCCATATATTTCTTTTTTATAGGGGGACGGTTTTTATTTTCTTTATTGTAATACATATAAGGTGTCTTAAACTCACATTCCTTTATATTATTAGAATATAATTCAAAATAAATATAAGAACTTCCTTCATCTGTATTTTTATAATTTCTATTGCCACATTTATGTTTAAATAATTTTTGTAACAATTTATCTTTTACATTTTGCCGTTTTCTGACTAAACTATAAATTTCAATTTGATTGCTAAAATCCATTTTTTCTTTATACCAATACAATGTGAAGGAGGATTCTAATTTGGTAACAATCAAATATTCTTTTCCGATATTATAAATAAGAAAATTAGTCTGTTCTTTTTTAGTCTCCATGTTTTTAAGAAATGTGGAGATTTTTGTCTCCTGGATAGAATTATTATTGCCCTGAGTTTTAATAAAAGTAATCCAGATTAATAAAATTATAATAATAAACTTATGAATCATAACTTATTGTTTATAGTCTGTTAGCATGTTTATCCGATATTTTCAGAATATTAAGATTGTTGATGCATTCTATAAAACTTTTCTTTTTTTCCTCCGTAAAATAAGGGATTTCTTCTATGCCATCTTTTTATATCATTATATTTTATTCTGACAGTTCCATAATTATTTATTTTTTTAGCTGCAAAATAATAACTAGCCGCATATATAATTGGTTTTGGAGTAAATTTATCTATAGCTAAACATTTTTGTAAATCTTTTGTTTTATTTTGAGCTATAATCTCATATCTAAAATATTCATCAAGATATTTTTTCTTAAAATCATCCTTACTAATTTTTTTAGTGAAAAAAGTAATATAATCCTCTTGAATTTTAGTATAAGAAAGAATATCAGCTCTTAAATTATTCTTGTTTGCTTCTATTTCACAAATATTTGTATTATCTATGATAATTACACCACTATATTGCCCGCTTTCTACATTAAATCCATCTTCTATATAAATATGAGAATATTTTTTATCAGGAAGAATATTACAAGTTTTTGCTCCCAATAATCGATAAGTTGTATATCCTTTTATGAGCATATTTACCATTGTTGAATCATTTGATTCACTGTATGGAAATACCTTTCTATTTTTTAATATCTCATCATTCGCTTTTCTTAATGATATTTTATTTTGTGAAAAACAACCAGTAAACAAGATCGTACTTAATAAGATGATAAAATTTTTCATTATAATTAATTTATTAATATTACTGAGCTCTATTTTTAAACCTTTGCCAGTTATTATATAAAGCAGCTCCATGGTAATTATATTTATTTTGTAGTATATTATTATTGATATTCCGTACACTCTCAATATTTGGAATAGGTTTAATTTGGCTTCCATTTGAATTGTAATAAATACTGTTTCCTACATTATCTATTAATCTACCATCAGTATTGGGTATACAAGTTTTACCCAAACAGGTTTTCCCATAGTGTGTTCGTAATGAAAGAAATGTCTCTGCCCTGACAATATTCTCAACATGTGTTCCAAAAATTTCAGCCGTTGTTGATCTGTCTCCAAATCTTTCTTCTGATGTATCCACTTCTCCTAAAGCAAAATACCCATAAACATGCCCCATTTCATGTGCAATAGTTGTATATAATGGAGAATATTGTAAGTCCTTTCCTGAAGTTGTCCAAACACCATCTGATGGGAATATTTTTAGATCAATAATATTACTTATCCCATGTCTTACCTGTGAATCTCCACTCGTAGAGTAAAAATGTATATCTCTTTGTGTTCCCTCTTGATTAAAATAATTAATCATCGTATTTCCGATCGATGTGTTATGATCTAAATAACTAAGCCCTGCTATAGTCTGCATAACATATTCCGATAATTTTGTAGTTTCGTTTACATTCACCCATTTTCCCTCTACCTGGTGCTGTGCTCCTCCATTACTATATCTGTATTTAGTTCCATTTGTATCATTGATATAGATCCATTCTCCATTAATATCAATATATTTAACCGGATTTCCGGCAACATAATTATAAGGAGATAAAGAGTTGTAAGTTTCACTATAATTATCTAATACTCCCCATCTCCCAATATCAGACATATACATCCGGGCTCCGTAGTCATTCCAGCCTGTTTCTTTCTTGCAGCTCCTTTCCGTTATACTGATAATTGTAGGCTGGATTTGCTGTTGGAGCCGTTCCTGCATTATGTCTTAAACCAAATGGACAATAATTGTTTTCTTCAATGATTTTTGTTCCTACAATATTTTTGTATAACCTTAAGGTCCAAAATGTAAATTTATTAATTCTAGTCTCAAATAAAAACCACTGTGGAAAAACAGTGGTTTTTATTTACTTGGTGATGCGAGCGAAAGGCTCGTATCAACGGGACAACTAAGGAATTATATATTATTTATAAGGTAGAACTCCATTACAAATAATTAGTTCTTGCTTATATTGTTCACTCAATTTATTAATAAAATGATTTTCATAACCTGGAATAACACCTATGCCTAAGTACATGTTGTTATTTTGGATAAAAATCATTCCCTTGGGGTTTTGTAAATTATTCCCGTTTTCAAAATAAAAATTATAGTTTCTATTAGGCTCAGCTAAGACGAATGAAAGCATTTCAAAATAATCATAGGTTTCCAATTCTGTATCTCCAAAAAATTGAGGATATTCAAAAACTTCATC containing:
- a CDS encoding RHS repeat-associated core domain-containing protein yields the protein MQERLQQQIQPTIISITERSCKKETGWNDYGARMYMSDIGRWGVLDNYSETYNSLSPYNYVAGNPVKYIDINGEWIYINDTNGTKYRYSNGGAQHQVEGKWVNVNETTKLSEYVMQTIAGLSYLDHNTSIGNTMINYFNQEGTQRDIHFYSTSGDSQVRHGISNIIDLKIFPSDGVWTTSGKDLQYSPLYTTIAHEMGHVYGYFALGEVDTSEERFGDRSTTAEIFGTHVENIVRAETFLSLRTHYGKTCLGKTCIPNTDGRLIDNVGNSIYYNSNGSQIKPIPNIESVRNINNNILQNKYNYHGAALYNNWQRFKNRAQ